TTCTATATTTTAATTCCAATGCATCTCAAATCTCTTTTGGTGACTTGATTGATGTAAATAAGTTGTAGAGACGATCGGAAAGTGTATTTAGAATGTGTCCTCTACATaccacttcatcttcttcgCGCTTCTTGCGTTCCGTCTTGATTTGATCATTAACGTCAATTTGGGTTCTGGAAGTACTGGTAAGTTCGAATCCAAAACATATGCAATCTTCAATGTAGTAAGAATGAACATCAACTTGTCTTTCCAGCGATTAAAATCCGTTCCATCAAACCTATCTAGTTTGACAAAGTCTTGATTCATCATCTTGAAAGTCGTCATATCAGATTCTGATCCCATTGCGATTATCACCTTagaattgttgaagaaaattgtgCAGATACAgtaatctgaaaaaataaatgcgaCTTTAAGGCGTGTTGATCACTATCTTTAAGGTGATAATTGCCCCTAATCGAAAGAGTTTGCTACCGGGTTACAAGCAATTCACCTCTAGGATACAAAAAAGTCACCAACTGCAGATAGCAATTCTGAAGTTTTCCCTTCAgagtttctctacaaaattgtgCAAGTGactaaaaatatgagaaaatggAATGAATAAATTCGTAGGTCTTAtcccctatttatagagaatggaGTGACACCATGTGAAATATCACAACTCTTAACATGGGACTTTTCAACTGGCAATTACTGGTTTAAAGGTGATGATGTTTCATTTAAAGACCAAAGAGGTATGCCTGGTCAAGTGGTTGGACACCTCCCTTTGCCAAGGGAGGTCACTAGTTTGAAACCCACCTTCACCATTTctgatgaatatattttgaaGCATTGCACCTATCCATGGGTCTTCAAACGGGCCGGTTCATCCCATGCGTTGTGCCTCTTTGGCCCACGCCAAGCATTGTATTTGTTCGGCCCAAGCATAGTGTCTCTTCGGCCCAAGCATGGTGCCTCTTCGACCCTGGCCCACGCACTCCTTGGGCTAATTCCATGCCTTGTTAAAATTAAACCTCGGCCCAAGCATAGTGTCTCTTCGGCCCATGCGCAATATCTCTTCGGCCCAAGCATGGTGCCTCTTCGGCCCTGGCCCACGCACCCCTTGGGCTAATTCCATGCCTTGTTAAAATTAAACCTCGGCCCAAGCATAGTGTCTCTTTGGCCCAAGCATGGTGCCTCTTCAGGCCTAGCCCACGCACCCCTTGGGCTAATTCCATGCCTTGTTAAAATTAAACCAACAAAGTGTAGCGCTATGGTGGTTCAAACCCATACCCTCTCCTTTGGAATGACACACCTTACCGTTGAACCAATGCATCTCTTGGAGATAATGGTTCACGAAATTAAATAATAACCTACATttaataaattcacatatttaatatcacaatctataataaatataacagcTAGTATTGGGGTTCGGCCAAATGAGTCGTCTTTGCTATTCCCTTCATTTTTGTGCAACAATTCACTGAGCCATCAAATACAGCCTAAAGCAATAACAGAAGTTTCATCAATTAAGTCAGGATGGAGAATCAAGATCAATACCCATCCCATCTGTTCAGTCTTTCAGATATGCGATGTTTTTCAGAGAACACATTTTGCAGGAGACCAACAATCGAAAATAAATCTAGCAATACGAAACAGAACAAAATATCAAGGCAGGCAGGCAAGCAAGATAATACATTTCCAACATTGAAATAAAAGCCTCAACTTGATTACAGAGGAGTCGCGAACTTAATCCTGAAAGTATACATTAGACTGAATTGAAAATTCAAGGGCCATATGATCTCTTATCTAAAACAGATGCACACCTTGACTGTTAGTGGAACACAACACGTTCTCTTTCTCCCCAGTTATTCAGTGAAACATTCACAATGTACAGAGAGAAATCACAAAAACACTACATACACATTGCTGAATACAATAACAAAGTTCAAGAAGCAGAAGATCCCCTCCTCCATTCAAGCACGTTCTTGCTCATTACACTGAGGTTGAACAAGAGAGGGGTGATTCTTGAAACAATCCAAATCCGAAGGAACCACACCTTTGAAACTCTTCATTTTTGCTTCAGCTCCACGAGTAACCAATAGCAATGCCACCTGCGCATGCCCCGCCTCGACCGCAAGCTGCAGCGGCGTGTATCCGGCATCATCAACTACATCAACATGCGCACCATGGTTAAGCAACATTTTCACACACTCAATCCTACCCTTGAATGCAGCTCGATGCAGAGGAGTCCAACCATTCTGATCCCTTCCATTCACGTTTGCCCCTTGCGCAAGACAACTCTTCAGTCCATGAACATCATCAACCCTCGCCGCCCTTTGCAACACATCACCCAAACGCAACAAATCCAGCATATGCAAATGCCCATTTTCCACGGCAAGCGCAAAAGCAGTCTTCCGGTCGTTGTTCAGCGCATACTTGGCATTTGAGTATTCCAGCAAACACTCCGCAGCCTCCAAATGCCCTTCCGCCGCGGCATAGTGCAGTGGACTCCAGCCATTACAATCCAAGACATCAACTTTCCCACCAACACGCACGCAAAACCTTATCGCCTCAACGAAACCCCTGACCGCAGCCACATGGATCGGCGTCCGGCCATCCGAGTCAACGGAATTCACATCAATATCTACAAACCCTGCAAACAAAACCTCCATCAAATCCACTCTATTTATGGCCGCCGCCTGGTGCAAAACTCTGTCAACTGAATTGTCAATTTTACAACCAGAAGCTATCAAAACCTTCGAAATAACAAGATCAGCAGCACGAATAGCCAATCCAATCATGGACCGTCCATTTGAATCCTTATCATTCACATCAGCACCAGCATCAATCAAATCGTTGACCAAATTTGCAGATCCATATACTACTGTGGCTCTAAGCAAGTCTGTGAGCTGCGGGTCGGTACACCCAGAAAGTGCTTTGTTGAGAAATACATCGGTCTCTGGGATCTGGGCATGGTGGGAAATAAGGAATTCGGCAACATGGAAACCCACAAGGTTGATTGGTATGATGGCGTCACGGAAAACGTGAGGTCCAGGCTTGGCAAACAGACGGCGGAGATCGTCCTGGTGGGCTTTGCCGGTGGGAAGAATGGAGGATCGAACGGTGATGACATCgggagggaagagagaggggGTTGATCGGAAGTCTGAGAGAAAACGAGGGAAtacgatgaggaagagagaggTGGGATTACAGAGAATTGCTGGGAGAAAGAGAAGACGGAGGGGTTTGTGGTGTTTAGGGATACCGCCACGGCCATGGTGTGCATTAGGTTGGTTAGCCGAAACGTGGTGGTACACTTTTGGCCTCGCTTGAAGGCCAACTCAACCTCTTTCACGCCAGGCTTCACCAGTCTGTCCATGGTGAATCCTCACCCTAACCTGTTTGTTTCTGGGATAAGTTCGCTCCTTTTCACGGGAAAATTGGAATTGGGggccgggggggggggcgcCGTGGAGGTCGTGGCTTTGCGTGCTTGTTGCAGATGAGACGAGAAGGAGTCTTTTCAATGGGGTTTAACAAATGGATTAATCTACTGATAATTTGATGGGTTTGGTCAGGACgtgaagggagggagggagaatgGACAACTGAATGTGTCAACAATAGCCGTTAATCCTTTTAACTCTTGGCATGTTTGAAGGTGCACTACACAACACTACCATTCAACAGAACAAGAAAATGAGGTACTCCGTACTCTcgcttttattaaaaaaaacaaaaacgaaacgATCCAAAGTTATATAGGTCGGTGAAAGATCAACGACTTCTTCTCCACTCGAACAAGGGTGGACCGCGACAACCTGCTTTTCGTTTACTTTTCTGGAACGGTCAGAAACAGGCAGCTCTCAGTAGCATGCTCGAAtggtgaagaaaaagaaaaagaaaaataataataattttcgatAATCTTTTGGGAAATGGAAAATCCTTGAAATGCTTCGTGCGTGCGTTGGACAAGGAGTTATTTATTTGgatataatctttttgtatcaaataccttgaaaaaaaaaaactttatttcatGAATATTAGGCTGCGTCTAGATATTAAATTGAACtaaattaagttgaaatgataaaatattattaaaatattattttttaatattattattattttaatttaaaaaaattaaattatttattataatttgtgttaaaatttaaaaaaattataataataaattaaaatatcacccttaatatataatttatcttccaaaacaACAGACAAAAACTCAGGAATAAAAAAAAGCCGCCACGACGGGTATCTTCACCATCATCTGCTGAATATCATCTGTTACTTGCCCCGATCATGAATTATCATATCAAACACTTCTTAATATATggacattaaaatattaaatgttatatattgtgaggcatttatgttttaaaaagtttataaaattacttgagataaaaataataaaaaaaattataaaaaaatcttataagaaTGGTCaccatttttataagaattgtAAACCTGCTTATTTTTCAACGAGGATTGTTTGATAGAAAATTGGagttatctcttttttttttttttttttttgaatcctTGTGCTGATGAGAATGGTCACCATTTTTATTGAGAAGATGTTTGGAAAGAAGATGGTTGAAATAATGTTTGTTATACATGTCAAAATAGTGGATTCattaaatttcacttttttttttttttttttagtttgtaaaattggttttttgaaaacccattttggAGATTAAAATTTGTTTGTGTTGAAATCTAATGGAAggtcaaatccaaaaaaaaaaaaggaatattgagaaaaaaaggaaaagacatgGAGAGAGTATTTACACAAATTTCAGTGGCTGTGAAAACTGAAACCATATAATAATGTAGCATAAGATAAGGTATAGAGAGTGAGGGCAAAATCTGATCAGGATCCAAATGAACAGCTAGCTAAGCAAgcatcataaatatatatatatatatatatatatatatatatatatgtaaacatgaCAACTTAAAAAactgatgaaaaatattaattactaCATGTAACTTTCAATTGattatttgtttataaatattgtgagcCCATAATATCGTTTTCCATGGGCCACCTCAAACATAAAGATGGAGACTTGGATGATTAATTCCTAGCACTAAACGAcgctcttttcttctttttatatcaatttattagattaagaataatgttaagtataaatttcaaatagataaattatataagttttttttgttaaaaattggatctcactaataaaaaataattttttatatacttttttaatataagataTACGTTTTTACAAGGATTTGCACGAGACTtgtatatttagaatttgtacAAAAGATTTATCTtgcattatttttaattttttatggtcAACTACTGGTTTTAGGcaattcttgttgattttgaaTCATCTTTTGTATTCGTTTTAGAGTTCCAATATGTCTTTTACAATTGATGTTGAGTAATGGGACTCTTTCAAACCTGTTTTATAACTGattttactattaattaatGTAATCGTGTTActgcattaaaaataattttcaactttataaAACTATCTTCAATTTCAATGTAGAGTTATCCTTAATTCgagtttgatttaaaaaataagtcgAGTTTTCAATTGAGATGAGTgataatatgttataaaaatgatGCAAACCACAGATTACTGCTTATGCATACATAAATTCGATCCGGATACTTGGCACTACATGTTGGCAAGATTTTTTAAGCCTCTAGCTACTCTTACAAAGAAAGGCATTGGCCTAACTAAAGTTCGAGATATGTAGTAGAGTGATTAGTCTAGGCTGTGGGTTTGGATGCAGATTCGAATACCCGATTATACCCAGAtttctttttgggtttataATGCGGTACGGGTACTCGTTTGGGTTAATCTTATTATAATGCAAGCAGAAAATTGAATATCCAGTTATTCAAGTTGTGAGTAATATTTAGATTTGTCAAAAAATCGTTTtaaagagaagtgctacaaaTACAAAACGACATCCTTTTAAAGATCTAAACCTCGTTTCATTTATaagtcaatttatttttttaatatgaaaccATTACAAGTACCGACTATAAACTTGATACCCATATTCCGTATCAAGTAGGAGGTGGATATGAAACCCGAATACTCAGCTAGGTTATACCGGTTTTCTGAATTCTAGCTGAGTCCGATTGATAAATCCATTCAATATGTAAGGATAAcaacaaatttttcatttttttatacatatgaaTTTTTCATTGTGAATAATGTTAAAGAGagaattatttttagttttttcatatcttaattttaaatggaagagtattttttttattaagtttataatatttttataatcccattttagaaaaatgccttacatttaaaataaagttgtaaaaaaaaaaaaaaaaactattctctCTATCCTTTTCCATGCGAGTGACCTTTTGGGATAAAAATTCTTCTtgtcagtcactattcactacctCATACCTCACATCTCATGAAAAACACATCCAcatcttaaaaattataataataaaattataaaaaaatcttataagaaTGGTCaccatttttataagaattgtAAACCTGCTTATTTTTCAACGAGGATTGTTTGATAGAAAATTGGAGTTAtccgttttttctttttctttttttttttttttttttttgaatcctTGTGCTGATGAGAATGGTCACCATTTTTATTGAGAAGATGTTTGGGAAGAAAGATGGTTGAAATAATTGTTTGTTATACATGTCAAAATAGTGGATTCattaaatttcactttttttttttttagtttgtaaaattggttttttgaaaacccattttggAGATTAAAATTTGTTTGTGTTGAAATCTAATGGAAGGtcaaatcctaaaaaaaaaaaaaaaaaaaaaagggaatattgagaaaaaaaggaaaagacatgGAGAGAGTATTTACACAAATTTCAGTGGCTGTGAAAACTGAAACCATATAATAATGTAGCATAAGATAAGGTATAGAGAGTGAGGGCAAAATCTGATCAGGATCCAAATGAACAGCTAGCTAAGCAAgcatcataaatatatatatatatatatatatatatatatatgtaaacatgaCAACTTAAAAAactgatgaaaaatattaattactaCATGTAACTTTCAATTGattatttgtttataaatattgtgagcCCATAATATCGTTTTCCATGGGCCACCTCAAACATAAAGATGGAGACTTGGATGATTAATTCCTAGCACTAAACGAcgctcttttcttctttttatatcaatttattagattaagaataatgttaagtataaatttcaaatagataaattatataagttttttttgttaaaaattggatctcactaataaaaaataattttttatatacttttttaatataagataTACGTTTTTACAAGGATTTGCACGAGACTtgtatatttagaatttgtacAAAAGATTTATCTtgcattatttttaattttttatggtcAACTACTGGTTTTAGGcaattcttgttgattttgaaTCATCTTTTGTATTCGTTTTAGAGTTCCAATATGTCTTTTACAATTGATGTTGAGTAATGGGACTCTTTCAAACCTGTTTTATAACTGattttactattaattaatGTAATCATGTTActgcattaaaaataattttcaactttat
This genomic interval from Juglans microcarpa x Juglans regia isolate MS1-56 chromosome 4D, Jm3101_v1.0, whole genome shotgun sequence contains the following:
- the LOC121259464 gene encoding LOW QUALITY PROTEIN: protein VAPYRIN-LIKE-like (The sequence of the model RefSeq protein was modified relative to this genomic sequence to represent the inferred CDS: inserted 1 base in 1 codon); this translates as MDRLVKPGVKEVELAFKRGQKCTTTFRLTNLMHTMAVAVSLNTTNPSVFSFSQQFSVIPPLSSSSYSLVFSQTSDQPPLSXPPDVITVRSSILPTGKAHQDDLRRLFAKPGPHVFRDAIIPINLVGFHVAEFLISHHAQIPETDVFLNKALSGCTDPQLTDLLRATVVYGSANLVNDLIDAGADVNDKDSNGRSMIGLAIRAADLVISKVLIASGCKIDNSVDRVLHQAAAINRVDLMEVLFAGFVDIDVNSVDSDGRTPIHVAAVRGFVEAIRFCVRVGGKVDVLDCNGWSPLHYAAAEGHLEAAECLLEYSNAKYALNNDRKTAFALAVENGHLHMLDLLRLGDVLQRAARVDDVHGLKSCLAQGANVNGRDQNGWTPLHRAAFKGRIECVKMLLNHGAHVDVVDDAGYTPLQLAVEAGHAQVALLLVTRGAEAKMKSFKGVVPSDLDCFKNHPSLVQPQCNEQERA